A window of Clostridium taeniosporum genomic DNA:
CTAAGGGTACAAGCAATGTGAAAGATTATGGTGGTATTACTATATCGGAAGATGAGTCTACATGTACTATTTATGGTATGCCTAAGGCAACATTTGAAACTGGCAAGGTAGATTTAGTTTTACCACTTTATAATATATGTGATGAAATAACTAAAATTTTAAAAAAACATTAGGAGGAAAATATGGATTTTAATGATTTTCATAAATGGGTTCATAGAGAATTAGGCATAAATTTATCAGCATATAAGCCCGATCAACTTAATAGAAGAATTAACAGTTTGATGAGTAGAGTTGGAATTAAGTCTTTAGATGAATATACTAAAGCTATAAAAAATGATCCTAACCAAAAACAAAAATTTCTAGATTTTATAACAATAAATGTTACTGAGTTTTTTAGAAATCCAGAATTGTTTAATGAACTAGAAAAAAGAATGTTAACAGATTTATTACCTAATAATCCTAATTTAAAAATTTGGAGTGCAGCATGTTCAATTGGTTGCGAGCCATACACAATCTCTATTATGTTAGATAAAATAGCTCCAAGAGGAAGACATAATGTAATAGCTACAGATATAGATAATACAATTTTATCTAAAGCTAAAATTGGTGAATATACTAGTAACGAAATAAAAAATATTAAAAATCAAGATTTAAGTAAATATTTTGATAAAAAGGGCGATAAATACTATGTAAGTAATAAAATTAAATCAATGGTTACTTTTAAAAAGCATGATTTGATTTTAGATAGATATGATACTAACTTTGATTTAATAGTCTGTAGAAATGTTGTTATTTATTTTAATAACGATACTAAAGAGAATATTTATAAAAAATTTAGTAATTCATTAAAAAAAGGTGGACTTTTATTTGTTGGTGCTACTGAAAGCATCTATAACTATAAAGAATATGGTTTTGAAAAGGCATCTACCTTTATTTATAGAAAAATATAAGGAGGGATAATATGGATACATCTCAATATATGACTATGTTTTTAGAAGAGTCTTTAGATAATCTTCAAACTTTAAATGAATCATTATTGGATTTAGAGCAAAATCCAGATGACACTGACAAAGTTAATGAAATATTTAGAGTAGCACATACAATTAAGGGAATGGCTGCAACTATGGGATTTAACGATGTTGCAGAACTAACTCATAAGATGGAAGATGTATTAGCTAAATTTAGAGATGGAGAGCTAAAAGTAACTCAAGAAGTTGTTACAGTTCTATTTGATTGTTTAGATACATTAGAAAGAATGATAGACAATATTGAAAGCTCTTCAGAAGAAAATGTTGATATAGATAATATTATAAAAGCATTAGAGAATATAGCAATTAAAAAAGAAATTGATAATACAAAAGAATCTAGTGTAGTTGAAGTTAAAAATGTGAAGAGTCAAAACGAATCTTCATTTGAATTGAATGAATATGATTTATCAGTAATTAAACAAGCAAAAGAAAAAGAATTTAATGTAATGGAAGTTAAAATCAAAATAAGTGAAAATACATTACTTAAATCAGCAAGAGCCTTTTTAATTGTTAAAGATATTGAGGATCATGGTGAAATTTTAAAATCAAAACCTTCAACTGAAGAAATAGAGAATGAAGAATTTGATTTGGATTTAAATTTTATTGTAGTAACACATAATACAGTTGAAGAGATGACTAATTTAGTAAATGGAATATCAGAAGTTGAAAATGTTAAAGTTTTTATGGTGGAAATCGACAATGATATTGTTGCTAAAGAAATAGAAGATAAACCCAATAAAGAAGAAGTGGTTACTAAAAAAGAGGTAAAAGAAAATAAACCAGCACCAAAAACAGAAGCTAGAGCAAAAAAGACAAATTCTGTTAAAAAAGATTCTAAAAAAGCTCATCAATCTGTAAGAGTTGATTTAGCAAGAATTGATAATTTAATGAACATGGTTTCAGAACTTGTTATTTATAGAACAAGACTTGAACAAATAGTAATGGATCATAAATCAGCAGAGTTAAATGAAACATTAGAACAAGTAGGAAGAACAACTTCTGATCTTCAAGACTTAGTTATGAAAATTAGAATGCTTCCATTAGATACTGTATTTAATAGATTCCCAAGAATGATAAGAGATGTTTCAATAGAATTAGATAAAGAAATAAATTTTATTATAGAGGGTGCAGAAACTGAATTAGATAGAACTGTTATAGATGAAATTGGAGAGCCGTTAATACATTTGTTAAGAAACGCTGCCGATCATGGTATTGAATCTAAAGAAGAAAGAATTGCATCAGGAAAGAATCCAGTTGGTACAGTTAAATTAGTTGCTTATCAAGAGGGAACTAAAGCGCTTATAAAAGTAATAGATGATGGTGCAGGAATAAATGTTGAAAAAGTAAAAGCTAAAGCAGAACAAAAAGGAATAAATACTGAGGGATTATCAGATAATGATATTAAGAATTTAATCTTCGCTCAAGGCTTTAGTACAAATGAAGTTGTTACAGATATATCTGGAAGAGGAGTTGGAATGGATGTTGTTAAAACAAAAATTTCATCTTTAGGTGGTACTGTAGATGTATTTAGTAAAGAAGGAGAAGGTTCAACATTTGTAATAAAACTTCCTTTAACATTACAAATAATACAAGCGTTACTTGTTAAAATTGGAGAAGAAACTTTAGCTATATCTCTAGGATTTATTGATAGAGTAATAGATTATAAAGAAGAAAATATAAAGACAAGTAATGGAAGAGAAGTTATAATTTACAGGGAAAGTGTAATTCCATTAGTAAGACTTAATGAAACATTAGATATTGAGGCTGGCGAAACAGAAAAGAAATTTGTTATAATAGTGAACGTTGGTGATAAAACTATAGGTTTATTAGTAGATTCATTGCTAGGACAACAAGAAATAGTAATTAAACCTCTTGGTGCGACTTTAAAGGGGCTAGATCAATATATTGGAGCAACTATATTAGGTAATGGATTGGTTACTTTAATATTAGATGTAGGATCATTGTTATAGTATAATTTTATAGGAGGTATGAAATGGAATATACCAACTTCAGTAGTATGCAATTAGATGCGCTTAAAGAAGTATCTAATATTGGCGCTGGAAATGCTGCAACGGCTCTTTCTGTAATGATATCTGAAAAAATAGATATGACAGTACCAGCGGTAAATATAGTAAAACTTGAAGATATTATTGAATTAAATAGTGAAGAAGAAGTTGCAGGAATTATTATAAGAGTACTTGGAGACATTTCAGGGAATATTCTTTTAATATTTAATTCAGATAGAGCTAAGAAAATGATTAAAAGATTAGCAGGATATGAAGAGGAAATTACTAGTGAATTAGGGAAATCAATATTGTGTGAAATAACTAATATAATAACAGGATCATATATGAATGCAATAGCTGAGTTCACTAATCTTAAAATAATTCCATCTGTTCCAGCAGTTGCATATGATATGATTAGTGCAATTTTAACAACAACATTTATAGAATCTTGTCAATATGAAGAAAATATACTTGACATAGAGACAGTTTTCTTAGATGATACACAAGAGGAGATTGGAGCACATTTTTATTATGTTCCAATGCCAGGATCATTAGAGAAAATATTAAAATCAATTGGAATAAATTAATTTTGGAGGGAGATTTAAATGGCTAAAGTTTTAATAGTAGATGATGCAGCGTTTATGAGAATGATGATAAAGGATATATTAGAAAAAAATGACTTCGAAATAGTTGGAGAAGCGAGCAACGGTGCAGCAGCAGTAGAAATGTATAAGAAGGATAAACCAGATGTAGTTACAATGGATATAACAATGCCGGATGTTGATGGTATTGAAGCAGTAAAGCAAATAAAAGCGTTTGATCCAGATGCTAAAATAATAATGTGTTCTGCAATGGGCCAACAATCTATGGTAATGGATGC
This region includes:
- a CDS encoding CheR family methyltransferase, yielding MDFNDFHKWVHRELGINLSAYKPDQLNRRINSLMSRVGIKSLDEYTKAIKNDPNQKQKFLDFITINVTEFFRNPELFNELEKRMLTDLLPNNPNLKIWSAACSIGCEPYTISIMLDKIAPRGRHNVIATDIDNTILSKAKIGEYTSNEIKNIKNQDLSKYFDKKGDKYYVSNKIKSMVTFKKHDLILDRYDTNFDLIVCRNVVIYFNNDTKENIYKKFSNSLKKGGLLFVGATESIYNYKEYGFEKASTFIYRKI
- a CDS encoding chemotaxis protein CheA — its product is MDTSQYMTMFLEESLDNLQTLNESLLDLEQNPDDTDKVNEIFRVAHTIKGMAATMGFNDVAELTHKMEDVLAKFRDGELKVTQEVVTVLFDCLDTLERMIDNIESSSEENVDIDNIIKALENIAIKKEIDNTKESSVVEVKNVKSQNESSFELNEYDLSVIKQAKEKEFNVMEVKIKISENTLLKSARAFLIVKDIEDHGEILKSKPSTEEIENEEFDLDLNFIVVTHNTVEEMTNLVNGISEVENVKVFMVEIDNDIVAKEIEDKPNKEEVVTKKEVKENKPAPKTEARAKKTNSVKKDSKKAHQSVRVDLARIDNLMNMVSELVIYRTRLEQIVMDHKSAELNETLEQVGRTTSDLQDLVMKIRMLPLDTVFNRFPRMIRDVSIELDKEINFIIEGAETELDRTVIDEIGEPLIHLLRNAADHGIESKEERIASGKNPVGTVKLVAYQEGTKALIKVIDDGAGINVEKVKAKAEQKGINTEGLSDNDIKNLIFAQGFSTNEVVTDISGRGVGMDVVKTKISSLGGTVDVFSKEGEGSTFVIKLPLTLQIIQALLVKIGEETLAISLGFIDRVIDYKEENIKTSNGREVIIYRESVIPLVRLNETLDIEAGETEKKFVIIVNVGDKTIGLLVDSLLGQQEIVIKPLGATLKGLDQYIGATILGNGLVTLILDVGSLL
- a CDS encoding chemotaxis protein CheC produces the protein MEYTNFSSMQLDALKEVSNIGAGNAATALSVMISEKIDMTVPAVNIVKLEDIIELNSEEEVAGIIIRVLGDISGNILLIFNSDRAKKMIKRLAGYEEEITSELGKSILCEITNIITGSYMNAIAEFTNLKIIPSVPAVAYDMISAILTTTFIESCQYEENILDIETVFLDDTQEEIGAHFYYVPMPGSLEKILKSIGIN
- a CDS encoding response regulator, yielding MAKVLIVDDAAFMRMMIKDILEKNDFEIVGEASNGAAAVEMYKKDKPDVVTMDITMPDVDGIEAVKQIKAFDPDAKIIMCSAMGQQSMVMDAIRAGAKDFIVKPFQADRVLEAIKKVLG